GTGGCCGAAGATCGGCACGTTCACCGTGAAGGCGTCGCCGTACCGCTCCCGCAGGCGGCGCATTCCGCGGAGCGGGAACGTCAGGGCGTAGGCGCCCTGGACGGCGCGCGGTGCCGTCGGCCCCGGCGGCAGCGTCACCGCGGTTGTCATGGTCGTCATCGACCCTCCCGAGAAGTGGTACGCGAGCGTACCGTCGGTACGGTACGCCGGTGTACCATCCGGTTTCAAGAGGAGGGGTATACCGTGACGGCAATGTCTTCCGTGGACGTCGACACGCGCCGGTTCCGGCAGCGGCTGCTCGACGGGCTCGCGGCATCGATCACCGAGGACGGGTTCCGCGACACGACGGTCGCCGACGTCGTCCGCCGCGCCCGCACCTCCCGCCGGACGTTCTACGAACACTTCTCCAGCAAGGAAGAGTGCTTCATCGCGCTGCTGGCGGACGCGAACCGCTCGATGATCCAGCAGATCTCCGACGCCGTCGACCCGCGCGCGCCGTGGGCCCTTCAGGTGCGCCAGGCGATCGAGGCGTGGATCGCCTGCGCGGAGTCGGAGCCGGCGATCACGCTGAGCTGGATCCGCGACGTCCCGGCGCTGGGAGCCCAGGCCCGCGACCTCCAGCGCGACGCGATGGAGGGGTTCATCGCGATGACGCAGAGGTTGACGGACACGCCCGAGCTGCGGGCGGCGGGGATCAGCCCGCCGTCCCGTCAGCTGGCGATCATGCTCCTGGGCGGGTTGCGGGAGCTGATCGCGACGACAGTGGAGGACGGCGGCCGGGCCGGCGACGTCACCGAGGTCGCTGTGCGCGCCTCGATCGCGTTGCTCGGCCCGGCCTAGTGTCGCGCGTCCGAGGTTCGTTGACAGCGGCCCGGCCCTGCGCGTCAAGGTGGCGTCGGGCGCATCGGACCGGGATCTGCCGAGGGTCGCGGCGGCTGGTCCGGCGACATGAATGAGTCATTCATGTCGCCGGACGAGGTGAATGAGTCATTCACTGCATCGCGGCCGGGGCCTGCACGGGCCGGGCTCTCATGACGCAGGTTCCAGCCGTACCGAACGTCAAACACCTGCCACGCGCGACACTAGTTCCTCACGCGTCCAGGTCCCGCGCGATCAGTTCGGCCAGCGCGTCGACCGAGGTCCGGGCGTGGTCACCGTCGGCGGTGAGCTCGACCTCGTCGCCGAAAGCGGCACCCAGGGTCATCAGTCCCAGGACACTCGCGGCGTCGACCGGATCCCCGGCCACCCCGCCGGTGATCTTGGCGATCTTCACCTTGGCCGGCTGACCGGCGGCCGTTTTCGCGACCAGGCCCGCCGGGCGGGCATGGAGCCCGACGCTGCTGGCGACGAGCGTGCGGCGTTGGTACACAGTGGACTCCTTCAGGCGTTGACGGTGTGGGCGGACACGGCGGCGGAACGTTCGGTCGCCCGGAAGCGCACCTGCTTGAGCAGGATCACCGAACCGGCGGCGACCGAGGTGCCCGCGACCAGTGCCACCAGGAACAGCAGCGGGCTGCCGATCAGCGGGAGCACGAAGATCCCGCCGTGCGGGGCGCGCAGGGTCGCGCCGAACGCCATCGACAGCGAGCCGGTCACCGCCGAGCCCAGCATGATCGACGGGATCACCCGGAACGGGTCCGCCGCGGCGAACGGGATCGCGCCCTCGGTGATGAACGACGCTCCCAGCAGCCACGCCGCGCGCCCGTTCTCGCGTTCGGCCTCCGTGAACAGCTTCTTCCGCACGGTGGACGCCAAAGCCAGCGCCAGCGGCGGCACCATGCCCGCCGCCATCAC
This genomic window from Amycolatopsis mongoliensis contains:
- a CDS encoding TetR/AcrR family transcriptional regulator, translated to MSSVDVDTRRFRQRLLDGLAASITEDGFRDTTVADVVRRARTSRRTFYEHFSSKEECFIALLADANRSMIQQISDAVDPRAPWALQVRQAIEAWIACAESEPAITLSWIRDVPALGAQARDLQRDAMEGFIAMTQRLTDTPELRAAGISPPSRQLAIMLLGGLRELIATTVEDGGRAGDVTEVAVRASIALLGPA
- a CDS encoding HPr family phosphocarrier protein, encoding MYQRRTLVASSVGLHARPAGLVAKTAAGQPAKVKIAKITGGVAGDPVDAASVLGLMTLGAAFGDEVELTADGDHARTSVDALAELIARDLDA